The DNA window CTACTAAGAATTTGATCGATTCGACGATTTTTAAAAATATTAATTCTTTTTTCTGGATTATCTGGATCTTCAGGAAATAGATTATTAAGATTAATGCTACCATCTTCTTCTTTTTCAAATTTATATAACGCAACATTTTCTAGGGTTGATGCGCCTAGCATAATTTCAGGACTATGAGTAGTAATAAAAAACTGAATATTTGGAAACCATTCATTTAATTTACTTGGAAATTTTATTTCCCATTTTGGATGCATATGAACTTCTATTTCGTCAATGAAAACTATTCCGGTGAAGTCTGGGAATTTTGTTGCTTCTGGTTGAATTTGAATAAAACGGTAGGTAAGATTTATAAGAAAACAAATCATGCTTCTAAATCCAGCAGATAATTCATCATATCCGAATTGTTCATCATTAATTATAAAATTAACAATATCAGTATTTAGAGAGATTATTACTTTTTTTTCTAAAAAAACGGATAACATTCTATCTAGAATTTCAAGGTTCATTTTTGAAATTTGTTCCTTCGCATTTCTTTTGTTATAAAAGTCTAAAAGTAATTTCTTGGGATGAATTAAAGTGTATTTATTTGAAAATAAAGTTTCACAAAAAAAAGATTGCTCTACTGTAGGAATGTAATCTCTTAAGGAACCAAATGCGATGATTCTGTTAAAATCATAATTAATTACTTCTTTACTATCTAGAATATTACTTAAACTATATGTATTTTCTTTTGCTTCATTTTTCAAAGAAAGAATTTCTTTATCATCTATCTGTTCGATAAATCCTTTGTTTAAAGAAAGAAATATCGATTGTAATAATAGGGTTTTTCCGTCTCCATTCTCTCCCAATATATATATTTGCCGTTTATCTTTTAGTGAATGCAAAGTAATATTTTGAAGGCTATGAAAGTTTTTAATATAAAATTCATCTAAATAATAGTTTTCAACTGCATTTAGGAAAATATCGAAAAATTTCTTTCTTACTTCTAAGTTATTTACTTTTATTAGTGTATTAAACCAATTGCCTATACCTTCTCCATACTCTTTTTTTGAAGGTGCTTTCCCTGAATACAAATCTCCTTTTCTTTTCCAATCAACTCCAACTTTTTTATTAGAGTCAGCAGGAGAAGTGATAAAACCAATTGCCTTAATCTTTAAATCATATTCTCCTCCTAAAGACTTTAAAATTATTATATCATCTTTTTTTATTTCTGGTATATATTCTTCACCACCGCCTGAACCAATCCAATAATTTTTCTCTAAAAAATCATCCAATTGACTTTCTGTTTTTCCAAAATGGTATCCTGCTGCCCAATATTGTGGTTCCATACTTAACTTCCTTTATATATAATTACGTTAATCTCTACATTTCAATCCAAACGTAAAGTAGTTCCATAGCTTTACATGGTATTAGCTAATGACAAAAAAGGAAAGTAGAAATTATTTGAGTCAGCATAACAAACTCCCCGAATCCAAAACCCTAACTAATTTATTTACATTTGCTTTTTCCTCTACATTAAATAGCGTATTCCATATTTCAGGAAAGGCAAGAATTTCTAATTCTAATATTTTGGTAAAAGAATCTGTATTATACCGCTTTGCTACATCTTTTAAGAAATCACGAAATCGTTCTACGACTCTCGGCTCTATTGACACAAAGATTGGATTGTTCAAATCGTCTATGCCCACGAAAAAGAGAGACACGCCTGTAATAAAAGGCATCTCATAGTATTCATTTTCATTCATGCCTACCTCCGTGCGCATAGTCCAGACAGCGGCTACTTAATACTATCCACTTTTTCCTGATTGATATTTTTTAGGCTTGGGACATATCCGTTCTCTTTGAGACTTAGCATTGAAATAATTTCTGGGACTACATATTCGTAGCCTCTTGGGTTTACTTCCATACCTGATCTGTAGCTGGATAATATCAATTTACCGTTATATACTTTGAACGTAATCTCTTGTGATTCACGGGCACCCGGTGGATTTAGAAAGACAGCGACTGTTTTTTCCTTTTTATTTCGTTTTAGATCCAAATTCTTTTTTGTAATGCTATCACCGGTTTCCGCATTTTTAGAAATATATAACATATACAAGTCTTTTAAAACTAACTTGAAATAATTCTCTTCTCCCGTTGGATTATAGATTGGTAATTCCAAAACATCTTTTGAATCAGGAAATTCTTTCTTTAGTAACGCAAGTAATTTTCGGTTCAATACTTCTTCGAGCGCAGCCCAACTTTGCTTTCTCTCATAATCCTGTGATGTTTTAACATTTTCAATTAAATTTCGAATAGGGAGTTTTTTAAGGTTCTCTAATTTTTTATCGATTGTATCTTTTTCTTCTTGCGTCAACTCAGTCTTAGCCTCTTCTTTAGGCGCTTCTATATACGGTGCTGGCGCTGATTCTTCCGGTGTGCTTGCGCAGGTTATTAAACTGAATAGGCTAATTATCATTAAATACTTCATTCTATTTTCCTTTTTTTGTTTCTAAAATTATTCTCTCATCTTACAATAGAATCATTTCGCGATCCGGAAACTTTCTTTCCGATTCTAATTTTTTTAATAACATGACTGATTGTCCGATAAAATAAGGATGAGTAGAAAAAAGAATCTGACATCCAGTGAACAAATCATTTTAGCGATTGAGTTTTTGAGTCTAGCTGATGAATATATATTTCGAAAGAAAGATTTAAATTCCCTTTCTTTGGCAGAATTACTCGATGAACTTCAAGACGCCGAGAAGGAAGGCAAAGAATCGGATTGGGGTCTTGATAGAAGGTTTCGACTGTATACAGGAAAGTTAAAGAAAATCGGTGTTAGTCTAAACTTGAAATCGAAAAAAATAGAATTTGAAAATAAAAATATTCCATTTAAAATTATTTCTACTTATGTAAAATTCTTTTGTGAGGATTACAACGAACAACACCTTCGTATATTTTTTAAATCAAAAAAAGAAGATTTCTATGAAGTATTGCGGTTATTTGTATTTATTCGATATGCTATAAAGTATTCACTTGTAATTGAATTAGAATTCGCTAAGTCTATGAATTGGCAGAAATCGATTCGGCGGATAATTCCTAGATACCTTATCTCTAAGAATCAATTTTTAGATGTTGTGGTAACAGATTTAAAAGATAAACGAGGTAAGTGGTTCTCACTTGTAAATATTATTTCATTAAAAAATGATTTACTCTCTGCCTATAAAAAAAGGAAAAAGAGTAATATTCCTTTTGATCGAGTTAGCTTTGAAGCTTCCCCGGAAAGTCAGTTTTATTGGGTGACTGTCGTATATACCGTTCAATTCAATAGTTATTCCTTTGTTCATTTTTCTACTACGAATGAAATCGAATACAAAGTAATTAACAACGATAATCCACTTGCTATCATTGTAGAAATTTCGTGTAATGATGTTTTCTTGATTCAAAGGATTCTGTTTAACTACGGAATTTATGTAAAACTTTTAAGTCCGGCATCTGCGGTTCTTGATTTTAAAAATAAAATTTCTGCTTTAGGGAAACATTATGAATACTTATGAAGACGCGATGAATCGCGTCTCTACGGTTTCGTATTTTTCACAACCCACTCTCCCTACTAATATACCGGATACTATCTATTAACTCCTGCGTGATGGAAATTCTTCTTGATTCTAAGGAGTCGAAGAGGAAGGAAACAAAAGTTGTATTAGGTTTTTCTCCGAAGGATTTTACATGGTCTAAGTATAATTTTTTGCACTTCGCCACGTCTCTGTTAGCCACATCGGTTTCGATGCTGGTATCATTTCTTTTTTCTATTAAAGCTTGCACGAATTTCTCCTTTCTTATGCACGAGAAACATTTCTAGAGGATGAATTTCTGAACTGTTTTCTGTTTATGAAATGATTCTATACCAAGGGCAGGACAAGATGCGGAAAATGTTTTTCCGATTTGGTAATTTCTTTTAGGAGGGGGAAATTTTTTTACTTTCTTTTACTTACCGTTTTATTACCGATACATCAAGGATAGTATCAAACATAGTTTCAAGAATAGTATCAAAGATACTACTTTTAATTCTATGACTATCTTTGATACTATGGATGTCAGTTTCTTTGATTCTATACTTGAGATATAGACAACTTAACGGCTTCTTAATTTCTACTAGAGCTTTGGACTTGTTTGATTAGAGACAGGCGGACAATGTCATTCAGTTAAGTGCCATTTACCCCAGTCACCTCGAACTGCTTAATCGTGAGAGGTCTAACCGGCATACGTCGTATAAGATTAACCAATACAATGTTTGAGAAATAGATTTCTCACATTCGTTCGAAATGACCGTATAATTTCCTTAACTTAATGACTTTGCCCGATATCGTTCAAAGTCATTAAACATTCAAAATTATCCCTTCTATTACTTCAAATATTTTACCCAGGGAGCTTTGGCTGATTGTATACGGGGGAGCGACATACACTGTGTTACCCAGTGGGCGAATCATGACGCCTCTTTCGAGAGAGTAGGCTTTTATCTTTTTAGAAATAGGATTCAGGTAATCAGACTTACCCTCTAGTTCAAAAGCACAGACCGCTCCGAGAGTTCGGTCGTTTATCATGCGCTCTCCGTGTTTTTGTTTTAGGAGGGACATTCTTTCTTTTAGCTCTGCTTCCAAGCGGATAACATCGTTTAGGCGGTCTTCTCTTTCATACAATTCTAAAGAAGCAAGACCTGCCGCACAAGCGGAAGGATTTCCTGTCATCGTGTGACCGTGGTAGAATGCTTTGTTTGCGTCCTCTGAATAAAATCCTTCGTAGATTCTTTCTGATACAAGTGTAGCGGCTAATGGCATTACCCCACCTGTGAGACCCTTTGCGAGAGTGATGAAGTCAGGCTTGATACTCGCATGCTCATAGGCAAAATTCTTAGCTGTTCTCCCAAACCCTGTAAAGATTTCATCTAGAATGAGAAGCATATTGTATTTATCACAAAGGCTTCTTAGTTTACTTAAAATTTCTTTTTTGTAAAACTTCATTCCTTCTGCCCCCTGGATTAAGGGCTCGATGATGATCGCTGCCGTAGTATCAGAATTAGCCGCTAGATATTCTTCTAGAGGAGCGAGACATTCCTCTTTGCAAGAAGAAGGATTTTTTCCAATTGGACAGTTATTGCAATCGGGAGAAGGAAATTCAGGGGAATGAAAAAGTAGATTTTTAAAGCTTGCGTTAAATGTTGATTTGCCCGCTACTGACATTGCCCCGATTGTATCTCCGTGGTAGCAATGACTAAAGTGTAAAATTTTTTCCTTTTTAGTTTCGCCTCTGTTTTGAAAGTATTGGGTTGCCATTTTAATCGCTATATCTATGGCACAGGAGCCGTTATCCGAATAGAATACAGCTTTAAAAACATTCTGATTCAATTGAATTAATTTCTCTGCAAGTAGTTCAGCGTTTACATTTGTGTAACCCG is part of the Leptospiraceae bacterium genome and encodes:
- a CDS encoding ATP-binding protein; this translates as MDDFLEKNYWIGSGGGEEYIPEIKKDDIIILKSLGGEYDLKIKAIGFITSPADSNKKVGVDWKRKGDLYSGKAPSKKEYGEGIGNWFNTLIKVNNLEVRKKFFDIFLNAVENYYLDEFYIKNFHSLQNITLHSLKDKRQIYILGENGDGKTLLLQSIFLSLNKGFIEQIDDKEILSLKNEAKENTYSLSNILDSKEVINYDFNRIIAFGSLRDYIPTVEQSFFCETLFSNKYTLIHPKKLLLDFYNKRNAKEQISKMNLEILDRMLSVFLEKKVIISLNTDIVNFIINDEQFGYDELSAGFRSMICFLINLTYRFIQIQPEATKFPDFTGIVFIDEIEVHMHPKWEIKFPSKLNEWFPNIQFFITTHSPEIMLGASTLENVALYKFEKEEDGSINLNNLFPEDPDNPEKRINIFKNRRIDQILSSELFDTEAKTYSDNQIKLIDRKLKLLLKKELTPDEEKELFMLMKETGSIYENN
- the bioA gene encoding adenosylmethionine--8-amino-7-oxononanoate transaminase, with amino-acid sequence MIWHPYTILKGQPDPLKVVRAKGEFLYDEKGNSYIDAVSSWWISIHGHNHPYIIEKVKESISNLDHVLLAGYTNVNAELLAEKLIQLNQNVFKAVFYSDNGSCAIDIAIKMATQYFQNRGETKKEKILHFSHCYHGDTIGAMSVAGKSTFNASFKNLLFHSPEFPSPDCNNCPIGKNPSSCKEECLAPLEEYLAANSDTTAAIIIEPLIQGAEGMKFYKKEILSKLRSLCDKYNMLLILDEIFTGFGRTAKNFAYEHASIKPDFITLAKGLTGGVMPLAATLVSERIYEGFYSEDANKAFYHGHTMTGNPSACAAGLASLELYEREDRLNDVIRLEAELKERMSLLKQKHGERMINDRTLGAVCAFELEGKSDYLNPISKKIKAYSLERGVMIRPLGNTVYVAPPYTISQSSLGKIFEVIEGIILNV